Proteins found in one Methanobrevibacter sp. genomic segment:
- a CDS encoding TIGR04076 family protein: MKKVKITVLKTTLQEDLAREYGVEGLSVCPLMNEGEIYYADYAKPEGFCDEAWKAVYQYVFALAHGVEEVWYYHDWIEKPGVAIVSCNDGLRPVIMKLEATDIESKSD; this comes from the coding sequence ATGAAAAAAGTAAAGATAACTGTTCTTAAGACAACTCTGCAGGAAGATCTTGCTCGTGAATATGGTGTTGAGGGACTTTCAGTCTGTCCTTTGATGAATGAAGGTGAAATCTATTACGCTGATTATGCCAAGCCTGAAGGATTTTGTGACGAGGCTTGGAAAGCAGTCTATCAGTATGTTTTTGCCTTAGCCCATGGGGTAGAAGAGGTGTGGTATTATCATGACTGGATTGAAAAGCCGGGAGTTGCAATCGTTTCATGCAATGACGGTTTAAGGCCGGTTATAATGAAACTTGAAGCAACAGATATTGAATCAAAAAGTGATTAA
- a CDS encoding Mrp/NBP35 family ATP-binding protein, producing the protein MPEHGHGHGHHGHGGQMTPEQQMQMMQQEIRLAKNLSQIKHKIVVMSGKGGVGKSTVAANIAETLQAMGYNTGILDADIHGPNIPKMLGIDMLEEQFNQYQFDAFKNIVEKDLDTSLPDEKQREFIEEKRKEYQHSIFPVETTSGLKVMSMAFLIDSLDRPIIWRGPQKTGAIKQLVSDCHWGKLDFLVIDNPPGTGDEPLTVLQTIPETDLVLMVTTPNVVSQEDVLKCVKMVEMMNIDNIGLIENMAYYICPHCDEKLHIFGEGNGQKFADEMEITYLGDLPIKESVSNSPNKDATISVLDPEDEVSKRFKEIVEDIKKEFLE; encoded by the coding sequence ATGCCAGAACATGGTCACGGTCACGGACATCATGGTCACGGGGGTCAGATGACTCCTGAACAGCAAATGCAGATGATGCAACAGGAAATAAGATTAGCTAAAAATCTTAGTCAAATCAAACATAAAATAGTTGTAATGAGTGGAAAAGGGGGAGTTGGAAAGTCCACTGTAGCAGCAAACATTGCAGAAACCCTGCAGGCAATGGGTTATAATACAGGTATCCTGGATGCAGATATTCACGGACCAAACATTCCTAAAATGCTTGGTATAGATATGCTTGAGGAACAATTCAACCAATATCAGTTTGATGCATTTAAAAATATTGTTGAAAAAGATTTAGACACAAGTTTACCTGATGAAAAACAACGTGAATTCATAGAAGAGAAGAGAAAAGAATATCAACACTCAATTTTCCCGGTTGAAACTACAAGCGGTTTAAAAGTAATGTCAATGGCATTTTTAATAGACAGTCTTGACAGGCCAATCATCTGGAGAGGACCTCAAAAAACCGGTGCAATCAAACAGTTGGTTTCCGATTGTCATTGGGGAAAACTTGACTTTCTGGTCATCGATAACCCGCCGGGCACTGGGGATGAACCATTAACAGTACTTCAGACAATTCCTGAAACCGATTTGGTATTGATGGTTACCACACCAAACGTTGTTTCACAGGAAGATGTGCTTAAATGTGTTAAAATGGTTGAAATGATGAATATAGACAATATCGGTCTTATTGAAAATATGGCTTACTATATTTGTCCTCACTGTGATGAAAAACTGCACATTTTCGGTGAAGGAAACGGTCAGAAATTCGCTGATGAAATGGAGATAACCTACCTTGGTGATTTGCCTATCAAAGAAAGTGTTTCCAACTCACCAAATAAAGATGCAACCATTTCAGTACTTGATCCTGAAGATGAAGTATCCAAAAGGTTCAAAGAGATAGTTGAAGATATTAAAAAAGAGTTTTTAGAGTAA
- a CDS encoding CatA-like O-acetyltransferase: MREIEFDLQNNPFINFHSSRYTMSARINVEKMWNWCHENDKSFFIMSLGSLMNAVNSVDEFKRRIIDGKVIEYDYLDGTTPIMNEKAKIYREMRVKTPQEFDDIFKWHDYVKKLSQDILNGKNEGFTLEMEKRDVENIANFSCIPWVDFDSITSAIVTGSQIQPLITWGKVNDDYEMTVSITVNHIFVNGRELGYFYERAQKEFNSYD; this comes from the coding sequence ATGAGAGAAATTGAATTTGATTTACAAAACAATCCCTTCATTAATTTTCACTCATCACGATATACAATGTCAGCAAGAATTAATGTGGAGAAAATGTGGAACTGGTGCCATGAAAACGACAAGTCATTTTTTATCATGAGTCTGGGGTCCCTTATGAATGCAGTCAATAGTGTTGATGAGTTTAAAAGAAGAATAATTGATGGAAAAGTAATTGAGTATGATTATCTTGATGGAACCACCCCAATCATGAATGAAAAAGCAAAAATATATAGGGAAATGCGTGTTAAAACACCACAGGAATTCGATGATATTTTTAAATGGCATGATTACGTTAAAAAACTATCACAGGATATTTTAAATGGTAAAAATGAAGGTTTTACATTGGAGATGGAAAAAAGGGATGTTGAAAACATTGCCAACTTCTCATGCATTCCATGGGTTGATTTTGACTCAATAACCTCCGCGATAGTTACTGGTAGTCAGATACAGCCATTAATCACTTGGGGAAAAGTCAATGACGATTATGAAATGACTGTATCAATTACCGTGAATCATATTTTTGTAAATGGTCGGGAACTTGGATACTTTTATGAAAGGGCACAAAAGGAATTCAATTCATACGATTAA
- a CDS encoding C1 family peptidase, translating into MINKNRFILFLLFLLIIAVPVSFASDNATAEVIGEIEVVNDTLTISDDDEILGAGDVYFDASATSNGDGTQSKPYNTVTSSNLGTTNHFAPGTYRISSSLSSYTSYEGMSFIGKNKDTTILQYMGSDTFIKTSNSITFNGITLKGGSIQTSGGTLTATDTIFDSGVAVEETEDDNYKYGNSYGGAIKQAASTGLDWGSIFGGGSSSTQTMTFTNCIFRNNYAAYGGAIYSEKGTITVTNSKFENNHAENGGGAIAALNGVTLTVNGCEFINDYSMYDAGGAIYLFNVTSASIQNTKFNNCNAAIGGAIASLISPVTVTGSNFSSNRANWIGGAVFSMYGSLTVKSSDFLENSAYHGGAIYADNLTNFEVNGGIFEKNKANASAGAIFAFTNKVNKITNPTYISNTANEYNDLYETDRIELDLGSDDYEMIQYKSDYEGSLPQKYDLRTLNQVTPVKDQGRSGNCWAFATMATLESAILKATGKKVILSEGNLKNLANIYSDIGWRYETNNGGMYPFVYGYLTSWAGPVLASLDPTDDWDVIAPIINSAVHVQNILFLQRTSFTDNNAIKKAIMDYGAVCSEIYWSSSYLSGNNYYYSGDSGRNHAISVVGWDDTKTISGAPGKGAWIIKNSYGSHRGDGGYYYVSYYDKSLFKVYDESYNSFAVVFNDTVKFNKNYQYDAAFTDYFLTPTYNKVMWYKNTFTSTGNDILSAFSTYFRKVTNWQAQIFVNDELKLTQTGKSDAGYWTINLNEEIPLKLGDKFTISLKIECTSTADIPISEYGAAYTMVKEYFQPGVSFFSTDGVTWTDFYGYTASFGSGESGHNYYNQVACIKAFTKEGLKEFLNTTCEILSVNSTNVVVGIKDQRNGNINTGEVEIIIDGVKQTIKVSNSKAVLDTYLKHGTHTINVNYLPNQYYNTSSISQTVTLPKENPIIIIESDNIQYGSDLEVKITLTNAIGQIITIPFNVEINGKNYDKNEFSVSKLSPNDYTIKVQTTSTDDFNTVSLTKTVTVSKLTPTLKLEINDVNVAEKITVKAILSNNITGTVNVVINGEKHQINVENGEGTALINNDLNAKSYIASATFDGDDYYSVTTAQKTFNVKKITPALTILDDDIVEGETAVIKVYLPKDIGDELVLTINSQSIKSKASNGEVNFTVNGLTLGKYDYTVSFEGNSKYNSQSVSDSIEVLEKAKKQVNLTVTDSLMGSSILINVELPVDVTGSVTLNFDSLVFVKTPVNGKTSFKINNLENNVYNYTVIFEGDVNYKSGDVKKSLTVNQKADPGLKVSHVINKNSAVINVELDNNVDGEVYLTFNHQDLSKQIVNGKAVFEMNNLENGVYDYRVYFNENDKFKSASFDGSLTVNVKNNVESTINAENMVRAYFSGNDFQATFTDQYGNLLVNKQVTFIVNGNEYVTLTDSYGVGKLKNNFMVGTYSVLIENPATGQNVTKTMTIVDRIVENNDVTLDYSYSSIFKVRVYGDNGNPVGSGEIVKFKINNKEYSAKTDSNGYASLLIKDLTPKTYSITTEYKGVSVHNTVIVKQILKAKNKNFKRFKVKKYSATLKTSTGKAIKGKIIKFKIKGKTYKAKTNKKGIATIKIKNLTKLGKYKITISYLKTSIKKTIKIKR; encoded by the coding sequence TTGATTAATAAGAATAGATTTATTTTATTCCTATTATTTTTATTAATCATTGCTGTTCCGGTTAGCTTTGCTAGTGATAACGCTACTGCTGAAGTTATCGGAGAAATTGAAGTAGTTAATGATACTTTGACGATTAGTGATGATGATGAAATTTTAGGAGCTGGCGATGTATATTTTGATGCATCTGCAACATCAAATGGAGATGGAACACAATCAAAACCATATAATACTGTGACTTCTTCCAATCTGGGTACAACCAATCATTTTGCACCCGGAACATACAGGATTAGCAGCAGTTTATCTTCATATACTTCTTATGAAGGGATGAGTTTCATAGGCAAAAACAAGGACACCACCATTCTGCAATACATGGGCAGTGATACTTTTATCAAAACAAGCAATTCAATCACATTCAATGGTATCACTCTTAAAGGCGGAAGCATTCAGACATCCGGTGGAACCTTAACTGCAACAGACACTATTTTTGACAGCGGTGTTGCAGTTGAAGAAACAGAAGATGACAATTATAAATATGGAAACTCCTATGGAGGAGCAATCAAACAGGCTGCATCAACCGGTCTTGATTGGGGAAGCATTTTTGGAGGAGGATCATCTTCCACTCAGACAATGACTTTTACCAATTGCATATTCAGAAACAATTATGCTGCCTATGGTGGAGCGATATATTCCGAAAAAGGAACAATAACTGTTACTAATTCCAAATTTGAAAACAATCATGCTGAAAATGGTGGAGGTGCCATTGCAGCTTTAAACGGCGTTACTCTAACAGTTAACGGCTGTGAATTTATAAATGATTATTCAATGTATGATGCCGGAGGTGCAATATATCTGTTTAATGTTACTTCAGCATCCATACAAAACACCAAGTTCAATAACTGTAATGCTGCAATAGGTGGAGCTATAGCTTCCTTAATATCACCGGTTACTGTAACTGGTTCCAATTTCAGTTCAAACAGGGCAAATTGGATTGGTGGAGCTGTATTTTCAATGTATGGATCATTAACTGTTAAAAGTTCTGATTTTTTAGAAAATTCAGCTTATCATGGAGGAGCAATCTATGCAGATAATTTAACAAACTTTGAAGTAAACGGTGGAATCTTTGAAAAAAATAAAGCTAATGCATCAGCAGGTGCAATATTTGCATTCACAAATAAAGTGAATAAAATTACAAATCCTACATATATATCAAATACTGCTAATGAGTATAATGATTTATATGAAACCGATAGAATTGAATTAGACCTTGGAAGCGATGATTATGAAATGATTCAATACAAATCAGACTATGAGGGGTCACTGCCGCAAAAATATGATTTAAGAACATTGAATCAGGTCACACCTGTAAAAGATCAGGGAAGAAGCGGAAACTGCTGGGCATTTGCAACAATGGCAACACTTGAATCAGCAATTCTTAAGGCAACCGGTAAAAAAGTTATCTTATCTGAAGGAAACCTGAAAAATCTTGCAAACATTTATTCTGATATCGGCTGGAGATATGAAACCAACAACGGTGGAATGTATCCGTTTGTATATGGTTATCTGACCAGCTGGGCAGGACCTGTTCTTGCATCACTTGATCCGACAGATGATTGGGATGTAATAGCACCGATTATTAACAGTGCTGTTCATGTTCAAAATATTTTATTTTTACAGAGAACTTCATTCACAGATAATAATGCCATTAAAAAAGCTATAATGGATTATGGAGCAGTATGTTCTGAAATATACTGGTCAAGCAGTTATTTGAGTGGCAATAATTATTATTACAGTGGAGACTCCGGAAGAAACCATGCAATCAGTGTAGTTGGATGGGATGATACAAAGACAATCTCCGGAGCTCCGGGCAAAGGTGCATGGATAATTAAAAACAGCTACGGCTCACACAGGGGAGACGGCGGATACTACTATGTATCATATTATGATAAATCATTGTTCAAGGTATATGATGAATCATATAATTCCTTTGCTGTGGTATTCAATGATACAGTCAAATTCAACAAAAATTACCAGTATGATGCTGCATTTACCGATTATTTCCTGACACCGACCTATAATAAGGTAATGTGGTATAAGAATACATTCACATCAACAGGAAATGATATTCTCTCAGCATTTTCAACATACTTCAGAAAAGTGACAAACTGGCAGGCACAGATATTTGTAAATGATGAGCTTAAATTAACCCAAACAGGCAAATCCGATGCTGGTTACTGGACTATAAACTTAAATGAGGAAATACCATTAAAATTAGGGGATAAGTTCACAATATCATTAAAGATTGAATGTACAAGCACAGCAGACATTCCGATTTCTGAATATGGTGCGGCATACACTATGGTTAAGGAGTATTTCCAGCCTGGAGTGTCATTCTTCAGTACCGATGGTGTGACCTGGACTGATTTTTACGGATACACTGCCTCATTTGGAAGCGGTGAATCAGGACACAACTATTACAATCAGGTAGCATGTATTAAGGCGTTTACAAAAGAAGGTCTTAAGGAATTTTTAAACACAACTTGCGAAATATTATCTGTTAATTCAACAAATGTTGTTGTAGGCATTAAAGACCAAAGAAATGGAAACATTAACACAGGTGAAGTTGAAATAATTATCGATGGAGTTAAACAGACAATAAAAGTATCTAATTCAAAAGCAGTATTGGACACCTATTTAAAACATGGAACTCACACAATTAATGTAAATTATTTGCCAAATCAGTATTATAACACTTCAAGCATATCTCAAACAGTCACTTTACCTAAAGAAAATCCAATAATTATTATTGAATCAGATAATATTCAATATGGCAGTGATTTGGAAGTTAAGATAACTTTAACAAATGCAATTGGTCAGATTATCACAATACCTTTTAATGTTGAAATAAATGGTAAAAATTATGATAAAAATGAATTCAGCGTATCTAAGTTATCACCAAATGATTATACAATTAAAGTGCAGACAACATCAACAGATGACTTCAATACAGTGTCTTTAACAAAAACAGTAACTGTATCAAAACTAACTCCAACACTTAAATTGGAAATTAATGATGTAAATGTCGCAGAAAAAATAACCGTTAAGGCAATACTGTCCAATAACATTACAGGAACAGTAAATGTGGTTATAAATGGTGAAAAGCATCAAATCAATGTTGAAAATGGTGAAGGAACAGCATTAATCAATAATGATTTAAATGCAAAATCATATATTGCATCTGCAACATTTGATGGTGATGATTATTATTCAGTTACAACAGCTCAAAAAACCTTCAATGTCAAAAAAATCACTCCTGCATTAACAATTCTTGATGACGATATTGTTGAAGGAGAAACTGCCGTTATTAAAGTATATCTGCCTAAAGATATTGGAGATGAATTGGTCTTAACAATTAATTCACAAAGCATTAAGTCTAAAGCCTCAAACGGTGAAGTTAATTTCACAGTTAACGGATTGACTTTAGGCAAATATGATTATACAGTAAGCTTTGAGGGCAATTCAAAATATAATTCACAATCAGTATCTGATTCAATTGAAGTACTTGAAAAAGCCAAAAAACAAGTGAACTTAACAGTAACTGATTCATTAATGGGTAGCTCTATTTTAATTAATGTGGAATTGCCAGTTGATGTGACTGGTAGTGTAACACTTAATTTTGATTCATTGGTATTTGTTAAAACACCAGTCAATGGAAAAACCTCATTTAAAATCAATAATCTGGAAAATAATGTATATAATTATACTGTAATATTTGAAGGAGACGTGAATTATAAATCAGGAGATGTAAAAAAATCATTAACAGTTAATCAAAAAGCAGATCCAGGATTAAAGGTCAGTCATGTTATAAATAAAAATTCAGCTGTAATTAACGTTGAACTTGACAATAACGTAGATGGTGAGGTCTATCTGACATTTAATCATCAGGATTTATCAAAACAAATTGTTAATGGTAAAGCAGTATTTGAAATGAATAATCTTGAAAATGGAGTTTATGATTATAGGGTTTACTTTAATGAAAATGATAAGTTCAAATCAGCTTCTTTTGACGGTTCCTTAACTGTTAATGTAAAAAATAATGTTGAATCAACCATTAATGCAGAAAACATGGTTAGAGCATATTTCAGTGGAAATGATTTCCAGGCAACATTCACAGACCAATACGGCAACCTGCTTGTAAATAAGCAGGTCACATTCATTGTTAATGGAAATGAATATGTTACTTTAACTGATTCATATGGTGTCGGAAAACTAAAAAACAACTTTATGGTCGGAACCTATTCAGTATTGATTGAAAACCCTGCAACAGGGCAAAATGTTACTAAAACCATGACAATTGTAGATAGGATTGTTGAGAATAATGATGTTACATTAGACTACTCTTATTCTTCAATATTTAAAGTTAGGGTTTATGGGGATAATGGTAATCCTGTAGGTTCAGGTGAAATTGTCAAGTTTAAGATTAATAATAAGGAGTATTCAGCAAAAACTGACAGCAACGGTTATGCAAGCTTATTGATTAAGGATTTAACTCCAAAAACATATTCAATTACTACTGAATATAAGGGCGTGAGTGTTCATAACACAGTCATCGTTAAGCAAATCTTAAAAGCAAAAAATAAGAATTTTAAGCGTTTTAAGGTTAAAAAATACTCAGCCACTTTAAAAACTTCAACTGGTAAGGCCATTAAGGGAAAAATTATCAAATTTAAGATTAAAGGTAAAACCTATAAGGCTAAAACCAATAAGAAGGGAATTGCTACTATTAAGATAAAAAATTTAACCAAACTCGGTAAATATAAGATTACCATTAGTTATCTTAAAACCAGCATTAAAAAAACCATTAAAATTAAACGATAA
- a CDS encoding FAD-dependent oxidoreductase, whose translation MKVVIVGGGAGGISTASNIRKLDKEIEITVITRDNKVAYSPCAIPYVLSGTIESFDDIVMRTPEDYKQKNIDVIIEAEVTAVDSDKKTVTYVKEGKETVLDYDKLVLATGGNPFVPPMQGVDLDGVFRIRNIEDGIRVQEAMKDAKSAIVTGAGLIGIEIAFALKKQGLNVILSEMLPQIVPRSLDKDMSDILVKYLEMEGIQVVLGKPITKLIGDGKVEKACFGDEDLYDADMVIMATGVRAELDLAQMAGCEIGRWAILVNDRMETSVEDVYAVGDCVESKDLILGSNTISQLGTTAVRESKTLARTICGKKSKFNPVLNSMVSKVGKLEFGAVGYTTGFAQQNRIRPVVQKVQALTRARYYPNAKPMDIKVICDGNGTIIGCQIIAEERVAERIDTMTLAITEGLTCFDLSNMEFAYAPPVSMVTDPLILAVEEVSKKFS comes from the coding sequence ATGAAAGTAGTAATTGTAGGTGGCGGAGCTGGAGGAATCTCAACAGCTTCAAATATACGTAAACTTGATAAAGAAATTGAAATAACAGTTATCACAAGAGATAATAAAGTAGCATACTCACCATGTGCAATACCTTATGTATTGTCCGGTACAATTGAATCTTTTGATGATATTGTAATGAGAACTCCTGAAGATTATAAACAGAAAAATATTGATGTAATCATTGAAGCGGAAGTAACTGCAGTTGATTCAGATAAAAAAACAGTAACTTACGTGAAAGAGGGTAAGGAAACTGTCCTTGATTATGATAAATTGGTTCTTGCAACCGGCGGAAATCCATTTGTACCTCCAATGCAGGGAGTGGATTTGGATGGAGTATTCAGAATCAGAAACATTGAAGATGGTATTCGTGTACAGGAAGCAATGAAAGATGCTAAAAGTGCAATTGTAACTGGTGCAGGTTTAATTGGTATTGAAATTGCATTTGCACTTAAAAAACAGGGATTGAATGTTATTTTAAGTGAAATGTTACCTCAAATTGTTCCAAGATCACTTGATAAAGACATGTCAGATATTCTGGTTAAATATCTTGAAATGGAAGGAATACAAGTTGTTTTAGGAAAACCAATCACCAAATTAATCGGTGATGGTAAAGTCGAAAAAGCATGTTTCGGTGATGAGGACTTGTATGATGCAGATATGGTAATTATGGCAACAGGTGTTCGTGCAGAACTTGACTTGGCACAAATGGCAGGTTGTGAAATCGGAAGATGGGCAATACTTGTAAATGACAGAATGGAAACATCAGTAGAAGATGTATATGCAGTAGGGGACTGTGTAGAATCAAAAGACTTAATTTTAGGTTCAAATACTATTTCCCAATTAGGTACTACTGCTGTACGTGAATCAAAAACATTAGCACGTACAATCTGTGGTAAAAAATCCAAATTCAACCCTGTTTTAAATTCTATGGTTTCCAAAGTAGGTAAACTCGAATTCGGTGCTGTGGGATACACTACAGGATTTGCTCAACAAAACCGTATCAGACCGGTTGTACAGAAAGTACAGGCACTTACAAGAGCACGTTACTATCCTAATGCAAAGCCAATGGACATTAAAGTTATTTGTGATGGAAACGGAACCATTATTGGTTGTCAAATCATAGCAGAAGAACGTGTAGCTGAAAGAATCGATACAATGACATTAGCCATTACTGAAGGTTTAACCTGTTTTGATTTAAGTAATATGGAATTTGCTTATGCACCACCAGTATCAATGGTAACAGATCCGTTAATCCTTGCTGTAGAAGAAGTAAGCAAAAAATTCAGTTAA